TCTTCCGGCTTCGGTTCGTGGGGGGACAAGAAAAAGCGATCTGCCTCGTCAGAGTGCATTGGATCTTCCTCCAGCTCTCAAAATTTGGTGAACGGAGGCGATGGTACGTTAAGACATCTTCGTTCGCAACTCACCACTTAGACCGTGTGCTTCAGAGCCCCAACCAAGCTTGTCTTGCGGCCGGCTACATATCGGCATGCTCACGCAATTGCGTTCCTGGGTGCGCGCACGCGCGCTGAACTGGTTCCGGCTGTCCCAAGTGCCCGACGGCTTTTTCGGCCCGGAGCGCCCCGGGGCCGTCACCCGGCCGACGGAAGCGCTCACCCTGTCCCCGTTCTGGTGCGGCATCCGCCTTTACCAGACGTCAATCGGTTCGCTTCCCCTGGTCACGTACCGGCGCAATGACGACGACGGCCGGGACCGGGCGCGCGACGTGGCCGCGTACAACCTGCTCCACGAGCGCCCGAACCCCGCCATGAGCCGGGCCGTGTTCTTCGAGCTGCTCGTGCGGGCGCTCTTCCTGGAGCGGGAGTTCGTCGCGATCGTCCGGAAGACCGAAGCGGAGGAGCTGCTCGGGATCTACCCTGTGCCGTCGGCGTGCGTGTCCGACATCGTACTCGACGACCAGTGGCGTAAGTGGTTCGTGATTAACCAGGCCAACGGCGTCGAGGTGTACCCCGATGCCGAGATCATTCACCTGTTCCTCTACAGCTCCGACGGCGTGCGCGGGGAGCGGTTGCTCGATTTCGCGGCCGAGTCGCTCGGACTGCACAGGCGCGTGATCGAATCGGGAACCGCGTTTTACGAGAACGCTGTGCGACCGTCGGGCTACCTGAAGTACCCGGGCAAGCTCGACAAGGACGCGGCCGAGGTAATCAAGAAGTGGTGGAAAGAAGAGTACGCCGGCGGCAACGCAACGGGGAAGCTCCCGGTGCTCGCCGAGAACGGCGACTTTGTGAAACTCAACAACCTCACCGCAGAAGACGCCCAGATTATCGAGGCCCTCAGCGCGTCGGTGGACGACTGCGGCCGGTGGCTGAACCTCAGCCCGTTGCAGCTCTTTAACCTCACCCGCGGCACCTACTCGAACCTCAGCGCGGACAACCAGGCGCTCTACCAGCGGTCCATCCGGCCCGTGCTCGAAAAGATCGAGCTGGAACTCAACCACAAAGTCTTCGGCCTCGACTCCGACCTTTACGCCGAGTTCGACCCCAACGCCATTCTGCGCGGCGACCCGCGCGAGCAGGCCGAAGTCGCCAACATCGGAATTCAGAACGGCAGCGTGCTGCGGGCCGAACAGCGCGGCTGGCTCAACCTGCCTCGAATCGCCGGACTGGATAAGCCCCTCACCCCCGTCAACATGGCCGTTCTCGGAGAGAAGCCCAATGAACCCGAACCCGCTGCGCCGCCGGTCGAGCGACCCGCCGGCGAATGAGGTGATTCACCTGCGCGCCGCCGGCGACGCGCCGGAGCTGCGCGGGGACCGGCGGGGTGTTTGGGATCCCGCGGGCTTCAACCGCTATTCCCTGCCCATCACCGAGGACGGGCGGACGTTCCGGGAAGTGATCCGCCCCGGGGCGTTCGCGCGCACACTTGCGGCCGGGGCCGACGTCCGCGCCCTGGTCGAGCACGACAAAGGCCGGGAGCTGTCGTCGCGGTCCGCCGGGCTGCTCCTCCAGGAAGACGGCCGGGGACTGTTCGCGAGTTTCTACGCTCCGGCCACCCCC
This region of Gemmata massiliana genomic DNA includes:
- a CDS encoding HK97 family phage prohead protease, producing the protein MNPNPLRRRSSDPPANEVIHLRAAGDAPELRGDRRGVWDPAGFNRYSLPITEDGRTFREVIRPGAFARTLAAGADVRALVEHDKGRELSSRSAGLLLQEDGRGLFASFYAPATPAGDELLDQVRAGKFRGGSFGFRTVRDRTNAPVPNGPPLPLVELLDVELLEVPITASPAYPATVLSLRSDADRTRERRLRLAKLRG
- a CDS encoding phage portal protein; this encodes MLTQLRSWVRARALNWFRLSQVPDGFFGPERPGAVTRPTEALTLSPFWCGIRLYQTSIGSLPLVTYRRNDDDGRDRARDVAAYNLLHERPNPAMSRAVFFELLVRALFLEREFVAIVRKTEAEELLGIYPVPSACVSDIVLDDQWRKWFVINQANGVEVYPDAEIIHLFLYSSDGVRGERLLDFAAESLGLHRRVIESGTAFYENAVRPSGYLKYPGKLDKDAAEVIKKWWKEEYAGGNATGKLPVLAENGDFVKLNNLTAEDAQIIEALSASVDDCGRWLNLSPLQLFNLTRGTYSNLSADNQALYQRSIRPVLEKIELELNHKVFGLDSDLYAEFDPNAILRGDPREQAEVANIGIQNGSVLRAEQRGWLNLPRIAGLDKPLTPVNMAVLGEKPNEPEPAAPPVERPAGE